The following proteins are encoded in a genomic region of Nocardioides renjunii:
- a CDS encoding DUF4186 domain-containing protein: protein MPDPAEIDVRIDRASARPFGRRFHLRGRERATAELRGPQTMRAHAAEIIAERLAPAEPRNDGRQTPYRNHPVFVAQHATATCCRSCLETWHGIAKGRRLDRGDRAYVVEVIGRWIDRELGASAEGRG from the coding sequence GTGCCCGACCCCGCCGAGATCGACGTACGAATCGACCGTGCGAGCGCTCGACCGTTCGGGCGGAGGTTCCACCTGCGCGGGCGCGAGCGGGCGACGGCTGAGCTGCGCGGTCCGCAGACAATGCGGGCGCACGCCGCGGAGATCATCGCGGAGCGGTTGGCGCCGGCGGAGCCGCGCAACGACGGCCGCCAGACCCCGTACCGCAACCACCCCGTGTTCGTGGCCCAGCATGCCACCGCGACCTGCTGCCGCAGCTGCCTGGAGACGTGGCACGGCATTGCGAAGGGACGTCGGCTCGACCGCGGCGACAGGGCATACGTGGTCGAGGTGATCGGGCGCTGGATCGATCGCGAGCTGGGAGCCTCCGCCGAAGGCCGAGGCTAG
- the glnA gene encoding type I glutamate--ammonia ligase, whose translation MFNNSDELLKFIKDEGVEMVDVRFCDLPGVMQHFTVPVSSFDQSVFDDGLGFDGSSIRGFQAINESDMSLFPDPTTAYVDPFRKSKTLNVNFFIHDPITGEAYSRDPRNIARKALAYLDSTGIADTAYFAPEAEFYIFDSVRYSTGVNEGYYHIDSVEGWWNSGKDDGDNKGYKTRLKGGYFPVEPYDHYSDLRADMVKNLEACGLLVERAHHEVGTAGQAEINYRFDTLLKAADDVMKFKYLIKNTAWEQGKSVTFMPKPIFGDNGSGMHVHQSLWKDGEPLFFDETGYAGLSDTARWYIGGILAHAPSLLAFTNPTVNSYHRLVPGFEAPISLVYSSRNRSASVRIPITGANPKAKRVETRFPDPSANPYLAFAALMLAGLDGVQNKIEPADPIDKDIYELPPDEMADIDQVPTSLGAVLDALEADHDYLTAGGVFTDDLIETWIHFKRTQEIAPVQLRPHPHEFELYYDI comes from the coding sequence ATGTTCAACAACTCCGATGAGCTCTTGAAGTTCATCAAGGACGAGGGCGTCGAGATGGTCGACGTCCGCTTCTGCGACCTGCCGGGTGTGATGCAGCACTTCACGGTCCCGGTGTCCTCGTTCGACCAGAGCGTGTTCGACGACGGCCTCGGCTTCGACGGCTCCTCCATCCGCGGCTTCCAGGCGATCAACGAGTCGGACATGTCGCTCTTCCCCGACCCGACCACGGCGTACGTCGACCCGTTCCGCAAGTCCAAGACGCTGAACGTCAACTTCTTCATCCACGACCCGATCACCGGCGAGGCCTACAGCCGCGACCCGCGCAACATCGCCCGCAAGGCGCTGGCCTACCTCGACTCGACCGGCATCGCCGACACGGCGTACTTCGCGCCCGAGGCCGAGTTCTACATCTTCGACAGCGTCCGCTACAGCACCGGCGTCAACGAGGGCTACTACCACATCGACTCCGTCGAGGGCTGGTGGAACTCCGGCAAGGACGACGGCGACAACAAGGGCTACAAGACCCGGCTCAAGGGCGGCTACTTCCCCGTCGAGCCCTACGACCACTACAGCGACCTGCGCGCCGACATGGTCAAGAACCTCGAGGCGTGCGGCCTGCTCGTCGAGCGTGCCCACCACGAGGTCGGCACGGCCGGCCAGGCGGAGATCAACTACCGCTTCGACACGCTGCTCAAGGCCGCCGACGACGTGATGAAGTTCAAGTACCTCATCAAGAACACCGCCTGGGAGCAGGGCAAGTCGGTCACCTTCATGCCCAAGCCGATCTTCGGCGACAACGGCTCCGGCATGCACGTCCACCAGTCGCTGTGGAAGGACGGCGAGCCGCTGTTCTTCGACGAGACCGGCTATGCCGGCCTGTCCGACACCGCCCGCTGGTACATCGGCGGCATCCTGGCCCACGCGCCGTCGCTGCTGGCGTTCACCAACCCGACGGTGAACTCCTACCACCGCCTGGTGCCGGGCTTCGAGGCACCGATCTCGCTGGTCTACTCCTCGCGCAACCGCTCCGCCTCGGTCCGCATCCCGATCACGGGCGCCAACCCCAAGGCCAAGCGCGTGGAGACCCGCTTCCCCGACCCTTCGGCGAACCCCTACCTCGCCTTCGCCGCGCTCATGCTCGCCGGCCTCGACGGCGTGCAGAACAAGATCGAGCCGGCCGACCCGATCGACAAGGACATCTACGAGCTGCCGCCGGACGAGATGGCCGACATCGACCAGGTGCCGACCTCCCTCGGTGCCGTGCTGGACGCCCTCGAGGCGGACCACGACTACCTGACGGCCGGCGGTGTCTTCACCGACGACCTGATCGAGACGTGGATCCACTTCAAGCGGACCCAGGAGATCGCCCCGGTGCAGCTGCGGCCGCACCCGCACGAGTTCGAGCTCTACTACGACATCTGA
- a CDS encoding RDD family protein, whose protein sequence is MSSVVTPELRSATWGRRVLALFIDWVTCLAIVEGLVATGFLGGNPNGLGTLALFVVESALFTAVTGGSFGKLATRLRVIRHDAPGQPVSLLRALVRSVLIALLVPPLLTFDGRGLHDVAAGTRTVAL, encoded by the coding sequence GTGTCGAGCGTCGTAACACCGGAGCTCCGGTCCGCCACCTGGGGCCGGCGGGTCCTCGCGCTGTTCATCGACTGGGTGACGTGCCTCGCCATCGTCGAGGGCCTCGTCGCGACCGGATTCCTCGGCGGCAACCCCAACGGCCTGGGCACGCTGGCGCTCTTCGTCGTCGAGTCGGCGCTGTTCACCGCCGTGACCGGCGGCTCGTTCGGCAAGCTCGCCACCCGGCTGCGCGTCATCCGCCACGACGCCCCGGGCCAGCCCGTGTCGCTGCTGCGGGCGCTGGTGCGCTCGGTGCTGATCGCGCTGCTCGTCCCGCCGCTGCTGACGTTCGACGGGCGCGGCCTGCACGACGTCGCCGCGGGGACGCGGACCGTCGCGCTCTAG
- a CDS encoding DUF4191 domain-containing protein, whose protein sequence is MSTAAPTPSSRRGQIMQTYTMAKRSDPRLGWILLGVFVLGAAIGFGVMWLLPGSGTISLIISIVGALLIGLLCTLLVFGRRAQKAAYTQMEGQPAAAAGALQMLRRGWKVDPVVGFTKQQDVVHRVVGPPGIVLVGEGSSQSRVKQLLVTERKKHERVAYEVPIHEVVCGRGEGEVPLPKLVRHVQKLGRSVKPAEMTDILQRLRALDAQRGKLPLPKGPVPTSMKGMRSQQRGR, encoded by the coding sequence ATGTCGACCGCCGCACCCACGCCGAGCTCGCGCCGCGGGCAGATCATGCAGACCTACACGATGGCCAAGCGCAGCGACCCGCGCCTGGGTTGGATCCTCCTGGGCGTCTTCGTCCTGGGCGCGGCCATCGGCTTCGGCGTCATGTGGCTGCTGCCGGGCTCGGGCACCATCTCGCTGATCATCTCGATCGTCGGCGCCCTGCTCATCGGCCTGCTCTGCACGCTGCTGGTGTTCGGCCGCCGTGCGCAGAAGGCGGCGTACACCCAGATGGAGGGTCAGCCGGCCGCCGCCGCGGGTGCGCTCCAGATGCTGCGCCGCGGCTGGAAGGTCGACCCGGTCGTCGGCTTCACCAAGCAGCAGGACGTCGTGCACCGCGTCGTCGGTCCGCCCGGGATCGTCCTGGTCGGCGAGGGCTCGAGCCAGAGCCGCGTCAAGCAGCTGCTCGTCACCGAGCGCAAGAAGCACGAGCGCGTCGCCTACGAGGTGCCCATCCACGAGGTCGTCTGCGGTCGCGGCGAGGGCGAGGTCCCGCTGCCCAAGCTGGTGCGCCACGTGCAAAAGCTCGGCCGCTCGGTGAAGCCGGCCGAGATGACCGACATCCTCCAGCGGCTCAGGGCGCTCGACGCCCAGCGCGGCAAGCTGCCGCTGCCCAAGGGCCCGGTCCCGACCTCCATGAAGGGGATGCGCTCGCAGCAGCGCGGTCGCTGA
- the lipA gene encoding lipoyl synthase, with the protein MTTAPAPEGRKLLRLEIRNAETPIERKPEWIKTRAKMGPEYTSLQNLVKSEGLHTVCQEAGCPNIFECWEDREATFLIGGDQCTRRCDFCQIDTGKPQPLDRDEPRRVAESVQKMQLRYATITGVARDDLPDGGAWLYAETVRAIHELNPDTGVENLIPDFNGKPDLLTEVFESRPEVLAHNVETVPRIFKRIRPAFRYDRSLDVITQARDFGLVTKSNLILGMGETREEVSQALRDLHDAGCELITITQYLRPSPRHHPVERWVKPEEFVELKAEADEIGFAGALSGPLVRSSYRAGRLYGQAMDARAAATA; encoded by the coding sequence GTGACCACCGCTCCCGCACCTGAAGGACGCAAGCTCCTCCGACTGGAGATCCGCAACGCGGAGACCCCGATCGAACGCAAGCCGGAGTGGATCAAGACCCGGGCCAAGATGGGCCCGGAGTACACCTCGCTGCAGAACCTGGTGAAGTCCGAGGGGCTGCACACGGTGTGCCAGGAAGCCGGCTGCCCCAACATCTTCGAGTGCTGGGAGGACCGCGAGGCCACCTTCCTCATCGGTGGCGACCAGTGCACCCGCCGCTGCGACTTCTGCCAGATCGACACCGGCAAGCCCCAGCCGCTCGACCGTGACGAGCCGCGCCGCGTCGCCGAGTCCGTGCAGAAGATGCAGCTGCGCTACGCCACCATCACCGGCGTCGCGCGCGACGACCTCCCCGACGGCGGCGCCTGGCTGTACGCCGAGACGGTGCGCGCCATCCACGAGCTCAACCCCGACACGGGCGTGGAGAACCTCATCCCCGACTTCAACGGCAAGCCGGACCTCCTCACCGAGGTCTTCGAGTCGCGTCCCGAGGTCCTCGCCCACAACGTCGAGACGGTCCCGCGGATCTTCAAGCGGATCCGCCCGGCGTTCCGCTACGACCGCTCGCTCGACGTCATCACCCAGGCCCGCGACTTCGGCCTGGTGACCAAGTCCAACCTGATCCTCGGCATGGGCGAGACCCGTGAGGAGGTCAGCCAGGCGCTGCGCGACCTGCACGACGCCGGGTGCGAGCTGATCACGATCACGCAGTACCTCCGCCCCTCCCCCCGCCACCACCCCGTCGAGCGCTGGGTCAAGCCCGAGGAGTTCGTCGAGCTCAAGGCCGAGGCGGACGAGATCGGCTTCGCCGGCGCGCTGTCGGGTCCGCTGGTCCGCTCGTCCTACCGCGCCGGACGGCTGTACGGTCAGGCCATGGACGCGCGCGCCGCCGCGACCGCCTGA
- the lipB gene encoding lipoyl(octanoyl) transferase LipB produces the protein MPLDYEIAGLGDDAVDYLAAWDAQRHLHEAVVAGSRPDTVLLLEHPPVFTAGKRTDPHERPLDPGGADVIDVDRGGKITFHGPGQLVGYPIVRLPDHVKVVDYVRRVEEALIAVCADLGVTTARVPGRSGVWLRADDRGPERKIAAIGIRVSRGVTMHGFALNCDVDLGWYDRFVPCGIADAGVTSLSQELGRDVTVRDVLPSVREHLSAYLAWQPYDATPDYEPRPESARAPRIELVRPGA, from the coding sequence ATGCCGCTGGACTACGAGATCGCCGGCCTCGGCGACGACGCCGTCGACTACCTCGCCGCCTGGGACGCCCAGCGCCACCTGCACGAGGCCGTCGTCGCCGGCAGCCGCCCCGACACGGTCCTGCTCCTCGAGCACCCGCCGGTCTTCACGGCCGGCAAGCGCACCGACCCCCACGAGCGGCCGCTCGACCCGGGCGGCGCGGACGTCATCGACGTCGACCGCGGCGGCAAGATCACCTTCCACGGCCCCGGCCAGCTGGTCGGCTACCCGATCGTCCGGCTGCCCGACCACGTCAAGGTCGTCGACTACGTCCGTCGCGTCGAGGAGGCGCTGATCGCGGTGTGCGCCGACCTCGGGGTCACCACGGCGCGCGTGCCGGGGCGCAGCGGGGTGTGGTTGCGGGCCGACGACCGCGGCCCGGAGCGCAAGATCGCTGCCATCGGCATCCGGGTCAGCCGCGGCGTGACGATGCATGGCTTCGCGCTCAACTGCGACGTCGACCTCGGCTGGTACGACCGGTTCGTGCCGTGCGGGATCGCCGACGCCGGCGTCACCTCGCTGTCGCAGGAGCTGGGGCGCGACGTCACCGTGCGCGACGTGCTGCCGAGCGTGCGCGAGCACCTGTCGGCCTACCTCGCCTGGCAGCCCTACGACGCCACGCCCGACTACGAGCCGCGTCCCGAGTCGGCCCGCGCGCCGCGCATCGAGCTGGTCCGGCCGGGCGCCTGA
- a CDS encoding TIGR01777 family oxidoreductase — protein MRVLIAGASGFLGTHLSDHLRVHGHEVTALVRREPASEHESRWDPAAGQIDAAVVDRADAVVNLAGASVAGNPHSRKWAEEVMESRVSTTRLLARTIAASERPAAFMAGNGISFYGDHGDAPVTEESDSRGDALLTRVAREWDEAAEEARAAGSRVCVLRTAPVMDRTAPPLKQLRLLFQAGGGARLGSGEQHMPMISLRDWIGATSYLIESRDVSGPFNLCCPRTPTNAEFTRALAHALHRKAFLAVPGSVLRAAAGDMAPELLGSVNARPAALERAGYDFEDEDVREVLAAALS, from the coding sequence ATGCGTGTCCTCATCGCCGGAGCGTCGGGCTTCCTCGGCACCCACCTCTCCGACCACCTCCGGGTCCACGGGCACGAGGTGACCGCGCTCGTCCGGCGTGAGCCGGCCTCCGAGCACGAGTCGCGGTGGGACCCGGCCGCCGGCCAGATCGACGCCGCCGTCGTCGACCGCGCCGACGCCGTCGTCAACCTCGCGGGCGCCAGCGTCGCCGGCAACCCGCACTCGCGGAAGTGGGCCGAGGAGGTCATGGAGTCGCGGGTCTCGACCACCCGGCTGCTGGCCCGGACCATCGCGGCGAGCGAGCGCCCGGCGGCGTTCATGGCCGGCAACGGCATCAGCTTCTACGGCGACCACGGCGACGCCCCGGTCACCGAGGAGTCCGACAGCCGCGGCGACGCGCTCCTCACCCGGGTCGCCCGGGAGTGGGACGAGGCGGCCGAGGAGGCCCGCGCCGCAGGCTCGCGGGTGTGCGTCCTGCGCACGGCTCCGGTGATGGACCGCACGGCTCCCCCGCTCAAGCAGCTGCGACTGCTCTTCCAGGCGGGTGGCGGGGCCCGCCTCGGCTCGGGCGAGCAGCACATGCCGATGATCTCGCTGCGCGACTGGATCGGCGCGACGAGCTACCTGATCGAGTCGCGCGACGTCTCCGGGCCCTTCAACCTGTGCTGCCCGCGTACGCCCACCAACGCCGAGTTCACCCGGGCCCTCGCCCACGCGCTGCACCGCAAGGCGTTCCTCGCGGTGCCCGGCTCGGTCCTGAGGGCGGCTGCCGGCGACATGGCGCCCGAGCTGCTGGGCTCGGTCAACGCCCGCCCCGCGGCGCTCGAGCGGGCGGGCTACGACTTCGAGGACGAGGACGTCCGCGAGGTCCTTGCCGCCGCCCTGTCCTGA
- a CDS encoding ABC transporter ATP-binding protein, translating into MTITEASRPTDATTSGSGLPAHRQPVDWRRVRRPLSYLCFSMSLLGAVAASLGSMVAGRLADSPTEGLLVLLAACVVGGAVIDTVAKTIWAGICDRAEGRLRSDLLDAAMAQPLSELSEQAVGEVLDRIDDDTWEVGQLMRWGVWQAARTFLASGPLWVVASLTWWPAVFLFPLTAVATFLVVRKLLPQVALKKVVEEAAWTDHAASTEEGVAARDDLRTSLGQAHVLRRNAHLASVVHRTLDAVLAVEVRITRRSGGLLHGALAAVGVVGVALVLSGDLSTARLVTLFLVTTMFVGGVDMLARHLPDLQEGFGAVLRLRGMLASPAEPTGGLPVPDGPLDVEFRHLAFSYGTGTFALRDVDLLLTAGHTCALVGRTGSGKSTLASLLSRAVEPPRGSVFLGGVDVLDLDLQQLRAAVGVVTQRTEVLAGTLADNITLFDDAPRATVEAAVAELGLTDWVAGLPAGLDTVLGPGGTSLSAGEEQLVAFARLLVRDVSVVVLDEATARMDPVTEARVVRAADRLIAGRTGILVAHRLSTTERAEQVAVLESGRVVQQGPRARLAAEEGPFRDLLAAAAHEAVVEAHHHDDSTIGSVRRSTTPPPPPELAPTPSLARAVLHTVSIQPQWGLLGAVLFLLSSLTGAFGAITGWVWGHIVTDLQAGDSPGLLLLALVASLVVAPFLLAQAFRTYPHWWVEVRLRVRAAVLHGQTSQRRLLRTPPGEVVARTMDADRLARYTDRWVDFVNGLIVAALTALIAQTWVAGAVLLTVMVVSALASTLGRRVAGRSAAAASTARATFGQSLVSALESVRTVKLAAATPQVHQHLRDVDGGRVDAAVREHRVQALLDGVPLVMVQCGVVAAWAGLLTGRWELATALLIANAVSGFDWFGRVAGSVVTEAPGVRAWMNATSELAGGGDLVDLPPGVDLVAGTGPAPDRAPREPLHSLSIRDLDAIHDDGTLGVQGVDLDVAAGELVLLLGQVGSGKSSLLGALAGLVTSTGEIRWNGEVVTDPQITLRPGRVAHVAQVPRVLSGTFTGNVALDHPDRAVVPALEAARMGRDVAEAGGPDALVGHRGVRLSGGQVQRLALARALAAEADVLLADDVSSALDASTEIELWHALRARGAAVIGATSKSAALAQADRVVVLDSGRVVDDGPWSELSARWAHLAG; encoded by the coding sequence GTGACGATCACCGAAGCCTCCCGCCCCACCGACGCGACCACCTCCGGGTCGGGGCTCCCCGCACACCGCCAGCCCGTCGACTGGCGGCGCGTGCGCCGTCCGCTGAGCTACCTCTGCTTCTCGATGTCGCTCCTCGGCGCCGTCGCCGCGTCGCTCGGGTCGATGGTGGCCGGCCGGCTCGCCGACAGCCCCACCGAGGGCCTGCTCGTGCTGCTCGCGGCCTGCGTCGTCGGCGGTGCGGTGATCGACACCGTCGCCAAGACGATCTGGGCAGGCATCTGCGACCGGGCCGAGGGCCGGCTCCGCTCCGACCTGCTCGACGCCGCGATGGCCCAGCCGCTCTCCGAGCTCTCCGAGCAGGCCGTCGGCGAGGTGCTCGACCGCATCGACGACGACACCTGGGAGGTCGGCCAGCTGATGCGCTGGGGCGTCTGGCAGGCGGCGCGCACGTTCTTGGCCTCCGGCCCGCTGTGGGTGGTCGCGTCCCTGACCTGGTGGCCGGCGGTCTTCCTCTTCCCGCTGACGGCGGTCGCGACGTTCCTCGTCGTCCGCAAGCTGCTGCCCCAGGTGGCGCTCAAGAAGGTGGTCGAGGAGGCCGCCTGGACCGACCACGCCGCCTCCACGGAGGAGGGCGTGGCCGCCCGCGACGACCTCCGCACGTCGCTGGGCCAGGCCCACGTCCTGCGCCGCAACGCTCACCTGGCCTCCGTCGTCCACCGCACCCTCGACGCGGTGCTGGCCGTCGAGGTCCGCATCACCCGCCGCAGCGGCGGCCTGCTCCACGGCGCCCTCGCCGCGGTCGGCGTCGTCGGCGTGGCGCTGGTGCTGTCCGGCGACCTGTCGACCGCGCGGCTGGTGACCCTCTTCCTCGTCACGACGATGTTCGTCGGCGGCGTCGACATGCTCGCCCGCCACCTGCCCGACCTCCAAGAGGGCTTCGGCGCGGTGCTCCGGCTGCGCGGGATGCTGGCCTCGCCGGCCGAGCCGACCGGCGGCCTCCCCGTGCCCGACGGTCCACTCGACGTGGAGTTCCGCCACCTCGCGTTCAGCTACGGCACCGGCACCTTCGCGCTACGCGACGTCGACCTGCTGCTCACCGCCGGCCACACGTGCGCGCTCGTGGGCCGCACCGGCTCCGGCAAGTCGACCCTCGCCTCGCTGCTCTCCCGCGCCGTCGAGCCGCCCCGCGGCTCGGTCTTCCTCGGCGGCGTCGACGTGCTCGACCTCGACCTGCAGCAGCTGCGGGCCGCCGTCGGCGTCGTCACGCAGCGCACCGAGGTCCTCGCCGGCACGCTCGCCGACAACATCACCCTGTTCGACGACGCGCCCCGCGCCACCGTCGAGGCGGCGGTCGCCGAGCTCGGCCTCACCGACTGGGTCGCCGGCCTCCCCGCGGGCCTCGACACCGTCCTCGGACCCGGGGGCACCAGCCTGTCGGCAGGCGAGGAGCAGCTGGTCGCCTTCGCCCGGCTCCTCGTGCGCGACGTCAGCGTCGTCGTCCTCGACGAGGCGACCGCCCGGATGGACCCGGTCACCGAGGCCCGCGTCGTCCGTGCCGCCGACCGCCTGATCGCCGGACGCACCGGCATCCTCGTCGCCCACCGGCTCTCCACCACCGAGCGCGCCGAGCAGGTCGCCGTGCTCGAGTCCGGCCGTGTCGTCCAGCAGGGCCCCCGGGCGCGGCTCGCGGCCGAGGAGGGTCCCTTCCGCGACCTCCTCGCGGCCGCCGCCCACGAGGCGGTCGTCGAGGCGCACCACCACGACGACTCCACGATCGGGTCGGTGCGCCGCAGCACGACTCCCCCGCCGCCGCCCGAGCTCGCGCCCACCCCGAGCCTGGCCAGGGCGGTGCTCCACACCGTGAGCATCCAGCCGCAGTGGGGGCTGCTGGGCGCCGTGCTCTTCCTGCTGTCCTCCCTCACCGGTGCCTTCGGCGCCATCACGGGCTGGGTCTGGGGACACATCGTCACCGACCTCCAGGCCGGGGACAGCCCGGGGCTGCTCCTGCTCGCGCTGGTCGCCTCGCTGGTGGTCGCGCCGTTCCTGCTCGCCCAGGCGTTCCGCACCTACCCCCACTGGTGGGTCGAGGTGCGGCTCCGGGTGCGTGCGGCGGTGCTCCACGGCCAGACCTCGCAGCGTCGCCTGCTCCGCACGCCGCCCGGTGAGGTCGTCGCCCGCACGATGGACGCCGACCGGCTGGCGCGCTACACCGACCGCTGGGTCGACTTCGTCAACGGCCTGATCGTGGCCGCCCTCACCGCCCTCATCGCCCAGACCTGGGTCGCCGGGGCGGTCCTGCTGACGGTGATGGTCGTCTCCGCGCTCGCCTCGACCCTCGGCCGCCGGGTGGCGGGCCGGTCCGCGGCCGCTGCGTCCACCGCGCGGGCGACGTTCGGGCAGTCACTCGTGTCGGCCCTCGAGTCGGTGCGCACGGTCAAGCTCGCCGCCGCGACTCCCCAGGTGCACCAGCACCTGCGCGACGTCGACGGCGGCCGGGTCGACGCGGCCGTCCGCGAGCACCGCGTCCAGGCGCTGCTCGACGGCGTGCCGCTCGTGATGGTGCAGTGCGGCGTCGTCGCGGCGTGGGCCGGCCTGCTGACCGGCCGGTGGGAGCTCGCGACCGCGCTGCTCATCGCCAACGCCGTCAGCGGCTTCGACTGGTTCGGCCGCGTGGCCGGCTCCGTCGTGACCGAGGCGCCCGGTGTGCGCGCCTGGATGAACGCCACCAGCGAGCTCGCGGGCGGCGGCGACCTCGTCGACCTGCCGCCCGGCGTCGACCTCGTCGCCGGGACCGGCCCCGCGCCCGACCGGGCACCGCGTGAGCCGCTGCACTCGCTCAGCATCCGTGACCTCGACGCGATCCACGACGACGGCACCCTCGGCGTCCAGGGCGTCGACCTCGACGTGGCGGCGGGCGAGCTCGTGCTGCTGCTCGGTCAGGTCGGCTCGGGCAAGTCCAGCCTCCTCGGCGCGCTGGCCGGGCTGGTGACCAGCACGGGCGAGATCCGCTGGAACGGCGAGGTCGTCACCGACCCGCAGATCACGCTGCGGCCCGGTCGCGTGGCACACGTCGCCCAGGTGCCGCGCGTGCTCTCGGGCACCTTCACCGGCAACGTCGCCCTCGACCACCCCGACCGCGCGGTCGTGCCCGCCCTGGAGGCGGCCCGCATGGGCCGCGACGTGGCCGAGGCCGGCGGCCCGGACGCCCTCGTCGGCCACCGCGGCGTCCGCCTCTCCGGAGGACAGGTCCAGCGGCTCGCGCTGGCCCGCGCGCTCGCGGCCGAGGCCGACGTGCTGCTGGCCGACGACGTGTCGTCGGCGCTCGACGCCAGCACGGAGATCGAGCTGTGGCACGCGCTCCGCGCCCGCGGCGCTGCGGTGATCGGAGCCACCAGCAAGTCCGCCGCGCTCGCCCAGGCCGACCGGGTGGTCGTGCTCGACTCCGGTCGTGTGGTCGACGACGGCCCGTGGTCCGAGCTCTCCGCGCGCTGGGCACACCTGGCCGGCTGA